A genomic region of Streptomyces rimosus contains the following coding sequences:
- a CDS encoding ABC transporter permease, with product MSVGRVPVSPGGFRVGIGSLPVRLGRLALGDVRDRVRRPAYAVTLLAAVLLGYLAVPQPTSHWVILQIGDFRGTYNSAYVGVATALAAALWLPLAGFYVVRNALVRDERSGVGRLLAATPLRTTGYFAGKLLSNVLVLVSMLGVLAVTAVVMQLARGESYRIDPVALLKPFVLIALPLMVVTGAAALLFESLPVLRGGVGNVVWFFVWLALVLGGQRPDAPLGGIGVHGAVASMADDLAAQHTRVTGEFSLGFTYLEQPLRTFVWHGFTPEQGFVLGRVALVLAAVALALLPALWFGRFDPARGGARGATAGQRVQEAAPGTVPGPPQPHGPTVTTVHRPLSFLSPATATPPGATYHRLVLGELRILLQGVAWWWWTGAALISIAGLCVPTAGAARVVLPLAWIWPVLIWSRLGAQRHEHGVQALLGSYPAARHRALAEWSAGFALTAATGSVPLLRLAMAGDWQGVASWAGGAVFIPALALALGSLSRTHRLFQALYLPLWYCVFNGLPLLDYMGATRPEGRPAALSPLLVAGLAALLLAGVVAAAGPLRRAPAVS from the coding sequence ATGAGCGTCGGCAGGGTCCCGGTGAGCCCCGGCGGGTTCCGGGTGGGTATCGGCAGTCTTCCGGTGAGGCTCGGCCGCCTGGCGCTGGGCGATGTCCGCGACCGGGTGCGCCGCCCCGCGTACGCCGTGACGCTGCTGGCCGCCGTCCTCCTGGGCTATCTCGCCGTCCCGCAGCCCACCTCGCACTGGGTCATCCTCCAGATCGGCGATTTCCGGGGGACGTACAACAGCGCGTACGTCGGTGTCGCGACCGCCCTCGCCGCGGCGCTGTGGCTGCCGCTGGCCGGGTTCTATGTCGTACGCAACGCGCTGGTCAGGGACGAGCGTTCGGGCGTGGGGCGGCTGCTCGCGGCCACCCCGCTGCGGACCACCGGCTACTTCGCGGGCAAGCTGCTGAGCAATGTGCTGGTGCTGGTCTCGATGCTGGGCGTGCTGGCGGTCACCGCGGTGGTCATGCAACTGGCACGCGGCGAGTCCTACCGCATCGACCCGGTGGCGCTGCTGAAGCCGTTCGTGCTGATCGCGCTGCCCCTGATGGTCGTCACCGGGGCCGCGGCGCTGCTGTTCGAGTCGCTGCCGGTGCTGCGCGGCGGCGTGGGGAACGTCGTCTGGTTCTTCGTGTGGCTGGCGCTGGTCCTGGGCGGCCAGCGGCCGGACGCGCCGCTGGGCGGCATCGGCGTACACGGTGCGGTGGCTTCGATGGCGGACGATCTGGCCGCCCAACACACACGCGTAACAGGCGAGTTCAGCCTCGGGTTCACCTACCTGGAACAGCCGCTGCGCACGTTCGTGTGGCACGGCTTCACACCGGAGCAGGGCTTTGTACTGGGCCGTGTGGCCCTGGTCCTCGCCGCCGTGGCGCTGGCCCTGCTGCCCGCCCTCTGGTTCGGCCGCTTCGATCCGGCGCGCGGGGGAGCGCGCGGCGCGACGGCCGGCCAGAGGGTTCAGGAGGCGGCCCCGGGCACGGTCCCGGGGCCGCCCCAGCCCCATGGCCCCACCGTGACCACCGTCCACCGGCCGCTTTCCTTCCTGAGCCCCGCCACCGCCACACCCCCCGGAGCCACCTACCACCGCCTCGTCCTTGGCGAACTCCGCATCCTGCTCCAAGGCGTCGCCTGGTGGTGGTGGACCGGAGCCGCCCTGATCTCCATCGCGGGGCTGTGTGTGCCCACGGCCGGTGCGGCCCGGGTGGTCCTGCCGCTGGCCTGGATCTGGCCCGTACTGATCTGGTCCCGGCTCGGCGCCCAGCGCCACGAACACGGCGTGCAGGCCCTACTGGGCAGCTACCCGGCAGCACGCCACCGCGCGCTGGCCGAATGGTCAGCGGGCTTCGCCCTCACCGCGGCAACCGGGTCCGTACCACTGCTGCGGCTGGCGATGGCGGGGGACTGGCAGGGCGTGGCCTCCTGGGCGGGCGGCGCGGTCTTCATTCCCGCGCTGGCCCTGGCGCTGGGCTCGCTCTCCCGTACCCACCGACTCTTCCAGGCCCTGTACCTCCCGCTCTGGTACTGCGTCTTCAACGGGCTGCCGCTGCTCGACTACATGGGCGCCACCCGGCCGGAAGGCCGGCCCGCAGCCCTCTCCCCCCTGCTCGTCGCCGGGCTCGCCGCCCTGCTGCTGGCCGGAGTGGTGGCAGCGGCGGGCCCTCTGCGCCGGGCCCCGGCCGTCTCGTAG